ATTCCTGCAGCGGGGGATCGACCGACCAGAGCCGCTGCCCCGTCGGCGAACAGTGCATTTCCCACCAACCGGCGCATCTCCCGCCCATAATGGTAGTGAACTGAACAAACTTCCACGGCCACCATCAAAACAACGGCTTTTGGATCGGACCCGGTGAAAGCTTTGGCGACGCGCAAGCCATTGAAGGCACCTTGACAGCCCATAAATCCCACCTGAGTCCTGGCAACGTCGGAGTTAAGTTTCAACTGCTCGATTAACCAGCAATCGAGGCCGGGTGAACGAAAACCAGTGCAGGTCACCAGTACGAGATGCGTAATTTCTTCAGGCTCGACACGAGCATCGGACAAGGCTTCTTTCGCGGCCGCAAGAGACATCGGCGCGGCAATCTCCCAATACACTTTCATGCGCTGCGCGGTGCTGGGCCCATGAAAATCTTCCGGCCCCTTGAGTAAAAACGGCGATCCCGTCTCCCGAGTTCCCTGTTCGATATCTCGAACCACGGCTTCGGAAACGCAGATGGTTCGCTTCTGGATTCCCGCGTGCCTGTAAATATCTTGGATCCAACCATCGGTATCGGGTCGGCGATTGTTGATGGCCTGGGCTAGTGAGGAGGCTTTCTCTTGGGAGAGTGGATACGGGGTCCCCGAAATTCCGAGACCACACAACTGAAAACTCATGAACCATCCTTAATTCGAACCAACGGGGTGCAGTTGCCTCACTATTCGCGCGGCAATTCCGGGAACAATCTTCGATATTCCCACCAGGCCGGAGACACAGACCGGCGATCTCAAGAGCTTCGCTGCGAGACGGCATTTTCTCTGAGAATCAGCGATTTTTTCTCGGTAGATTCGGTTCCAGGCAACGCGATGCTCCGGCAACCACGGGGTAATCGCCAGAGGAACTACGGCACAGGCAGCGGTAAGTGCCCAAGCCATACCTTCCCCGGTAAAAGGTTCAATATATCCCGCAGCATCCCCAAGACGAAAAAGTCTTCCTTCCGCGATCTGATTTTTTCGCGTCAACGGCGCTGTCCCCTGCCACTGAGCGTATTCGAGGCTCTCCGGGATCGGCTGTCGAGCGGATCGCAAAAGCTCCATCGCGAATTGTCCCGGTGAACCGAATTCCCGTATCGCACTTCGATCGGCCGCCGCCGCCAGGGCCAGACGACCGTCCTCTAAATGGACAATTCCCAGATAGCCACTCTTACTGACGTTCATCCAAAGCTTGTTCGACTCCGCATATTTCGAACTCGAAGGAAGAATTGTCCCCAACCCAATTCGTGAATTTTCCTGGATCACCGGCTTCCCCGATCGACTGGACAAGCCGTCGCACACCAGGACTAGCCCCGCGGAAATTTGGCGCTTACCCTGAAGATTTTGCAGGTGCACTAGTCGATGATTTGGGAACTCTTCACCCGGTTCGGCGCTGCAGCGATCCTGGAGTACTACTCCGACATCTATCGCGGCTTTCATCAAATCCCAATCCATTCGCTCCCGGGAAATCGAGACTCCTCCGCGTAATGGGAGAGTCACGCTACGTGAACCGATTGACCACTGCAGGGAACGCAATTCCTGGGCGTCGGCGTTTTCTAACAAGTCGTTCAATCCTGCTTTTCGGAGCGCTTCCCGTCCTCGAAAATTCAAACAGCAGCCGCAGACTTTGTGTCTCGGAAACGAATCCCGTTCCACCAGCAGTACCCGAACTCCGCGACGCGCGATTTCCCGAGCGGCCAGACAACCTGCCGGGCCGGCGCCAATTACTACGACCGGCCAATAGTCCGCCAGACTATTCAATCTTCGCGCCTCCAGGTGAGTACCCATCGACAGGGGAATCGCTTTCGGATGATTGCGTTTGGCAATTCCGATTTTCTTGCGAAATCGTTGGCTTCGGTAACGGTGAAAGCCGCCTTCACGGAAAGTTCCCCGTCGTTATGCACTATAGCCGAGCGGGAGAGCATGCGACCCGCCAATTGTACCAGCCGAAGGTTCAGACCACTGCGGTCTAAATCACTTACGATCAAAATTTTTCGAGTCGCTTCTCTCATTTTTCTCAGCAAGTTAACAATCTGGTCCTCCGAAAGATGATGTAGAAACAGCGAGCAGACGACAATATCGAATTGCCCTGGGAGTGGATCGCGCAGTACATCGAAAGAAATAAAATCCGCTTGTAGGTTTAATTCTTTCGCTCGCTTCTGGGCTTCTTCGATCGCCACAGGGCTATAATCCAGGCCAGTTACCTGGGAGGAGTAACCGCTTCGGAGCAATTTACGAGCCAGCGAAATTGGCACATCGCCCGATCCCGTAGCCACATCCAGCATGGTTACGGGTGATCGGGGAAAACGCCCCAGTACCTTTTTGATTTCGGGCCAAATCAAAGAGGCCGCACCGCCAAAGCGATTGAGCCGAGCCAAGCCTCGAAGTGCCTGACGATGCAACACCGGATTGAGATCGGGCTCATCCATCTGCTCGGCGGCCATTTCGCGATCCGGCAGGCGAGGGATCAATCGCATCTTTTCTCACAGTCGATCATTAGGCAAGTTCGGGCCAGGTAACAAGAATTGTAATTGAAAGCAATCATTATGCCACTCATTAGGAAAATGAGTTTTGCACTTGAGTTTAAGGCGAAAATGTTGGACACTCATGTACGACCCGCCGCAATCGAAATCCCGCCAGTCGATGGGTAAAAGCATCTTTTGTTTCAGGTATTTTTTCATGCGTTTACTCAGCTTCTTTCTATTTCTGCCCGGCCTTTGTGCTGCGGACGAGCCCAAAGCTTTCGATAGCAGCATCGCGCCGATCCTAGCATCCCGTTGTCTGGACTGCCATAGCGGCCCGGAAGCCAAAGCCAAACTCGATCTGTCAACGAAAAAAGGATTCCTGCAGGGAGGGGACAATGGGCCCGCGGTGGTCGCCAGCAAGCCGTCGGAAAGCCTGCTCTGGCAGAAAATTGAAGCCGACGAGATGCCTCCCAAACATCCGCTCGCCGCGGAGGAAAAGCGACTCCTGAAACAATGGATCGAACGCGGTTCTCCCTGGGGAACCGAAACGATCGATGCCTATGCTTATTCCACTTCTTCCCGCGCCGGTTATGACTGGTGGTCTTTTCAGCCGATTGTCCGCCCTACGGTCCCCGCGAAGAATTTGCACCCGATTGACGCTTTCATTCAGGCGAAACTTGCCGAGAAAAAGCTGAAGCCTTCTCCTCCGGTGGATCGGCGGACTTTAATTCGGCGCGTCACCTTCGACCTGATCGGCTTGCCTCCCACACCCGAAGAAATTCAGAACTTCTTGCAAGATAAATCACCGGAAGCTTACACCCAATTAGTAGACCGGTTGCTCGCGTCCCCACGTTATGGCGAACGCTGGGCCCGACATTGGCTCGATGTGGCCCACTTCGGAGAGAGTGATGGTTTCGAATATGACCGAATGCGGCCGAACGCCTGGCGATATCGCGACTGGGTGATCCAAGCGCTGAATGAAGATCTTCCCTATGATCAATTCGCCAAACTGCAGATTGCCGGGGATGTGATTCAGCCGCAGAATGCCGCGGCAGTGGTGGCGACCGGTTTTTTGGTGGGTGGAGCACACGATAGCTTGCTGCCTGCCGGCGAAACCATGCAACAGATCATGCGGCAAGATGAACTGGAAGATCTCGTAGGAATTGTCGGCCAATCATTTCTCGGTCTGACGGTGAATTGCGCCCGCTGTCACGATCATAAGTTCGACCCGATTCGACAAGCCGATTATTATCGTCTGGCCGCGGCCCTGGCTGGCGTACGCCGTGGAGAACGAAATCTTCCCCAAGCTATCCCAAGCGATTTGGTCAAGCAAATTGAAACGCTGAAGAACGACATTCGAAAACTGGATGCGATCGCTCGCGAACAAGTTCAAAAAAATCGCACGGCGCGAAAAGTCGGTATCGCAAAACCTCCAAAGGCGATCGCCTCCTGGGACTTTTCCAAAGGACCGGAGGAACTGATCTCTGGAACCCCAAGTAAACTGCACGGCTCGGCCCGAATCGAGAATAATGCCCTTCGTCTCGATGGAAAATCCTATCTGGTCTCCGCTCCATTGCCGGTTTCTCTCAAAGCGAAAACTTTGGAAGCGTGGGTGAAACTCGACAATCTCGAACAACGGGGCGGCGGCATTATCGGCATTCAAGCCACGGATGGTGGCAGTTTCGATTGTCTGGTATTCGGCGAAACCGAGCCAGGTCGCTGGATCGCAGGTAGCGAATTTTATCGCAGAACGCACTCGCTGCAGGGATCTCATGAAGGCGAGGCTCAAAAAGAGTTTGTGCATGTCGCTTTAACTTACGGAGCGGATGGCACGATCACGGCTTATCGACAAGGTGTTGCATACGGTAAGAGTTATCGCGTGGAAAATCCCCTGAGTTTTTCCAAAGAGGGGAATTTTCAAATTGTCCTGGGCTTGCGTCATGCCCCGGCCCAGGCGGGCAAACTCCTGTTCGGCTCAATTGCCCGCGCCAACATTTATGATCGCGCACTCTCTCCGGAAGAAATCGCAGCCTCAGCCGGTTCGACGGATTTTCTATCCGAAAAGGAATTGTTGGAGAATCTTTCCCCGGAGCAACGACTGAAGCGAACTCAATGGCAAACGGCACTCCGAGACGCGGAAGCCCGGCTAGAAAATCTCAAAAATCAAAAAACCTTTGGGATCCTCCCTCAATCCCCGCCTCTGACCTACCGTCTGAAACGGGGTAATCCGAAAGAGAAAGCGGAATTGATTTCCGCCGGTGGATTGAGCTTACTTCCCGAGAACGATTTGCATTTGAAACCCGATGCACCGGAAGCAACTCGTCGGAGCAAATTGGCTGACTGGATCGCGAGTGAAAAGAACCCGCTATTCGCTCGCACCCTTGTCAATCGAGTCTGGCTCTACCATTTTGGACGGGGTTTGATCGATACGCCCAACGATTTAGGGTTCAGCGGCGGCGAACCCAGCCATCGAGAACTACTCGATTGGTTAGCGAGCGAATTCATGGCCAAGAAATGGAGCCTCAAGGAGCTTCATCGCTTAATTCTCAACTCAGAAACTTACAAACAGGACTCTTCCAGTCGTGCCGAAGCCCTAAAGCTAGATGCGGATAACCGATTGCTCTGGCGGTATGCTCCTCACAGACTCGAAGCCGAAGCCCTTCGGGATGCCATTCTTTCCATCGCCGGCAAACTCAATCTGGAAATGGGAGGCGAGAGCTATAAGGATGTACGCCCTTACTTTGCCAAGGGATCCTGGTTTTACGAACCGATCGATCCAGTCGGCGAGGAATTCAATCGTCGCAGTATCTATCGGATGACCGCACGCGGCGGCCGCAATCCGCTGCTCGACACCTTTGACTGTCCAGATCCCTCGACTACTACGCCCAAACGGGGAAGCACGACTACGCCCCTGCAAGCCCTCTCTTTGATGAATAATTCGTTTACCATCCGCATGTCGGAACAGTTCGCCGAGCGGTTGGAGAAACAAGCCAACAAAGCTCCGGACGAACGAATCCGGCTCGGGTTCCAATTGGCGTATGGCCGCTTACCGAAAGAAGCGGAATTGACGGCCAGTCGGGAAGTGATCGCCCAATATGGTCTGACGCCTTTTTGCAGAGCTCTACTGAATTCGAATGGATTTCTCTATGTTCACTAACCCTATTCAGCGACGCGATTTTCTATCCTTCTCTCTGCAAGGGATCGGAGCTACGGCAGCGCTTTCGCTAGTCCTCCGCGATGCCGGGGCAACGCCGAATCACTTCCCCGCCAAGGCTAAACGGGTGATCCACCTCTGCTTCTGCGGGGGAGTCAGCCAGATCGACACTTTCGATTACAAGCCGGAACTGGCGAAACGGCATGGGAAACCGCTCGGGGGAACTGAACGGCCCGATGTGTTTTTTGGACAAGTGGGATTGTTGCGAAAACAGGACTGGGAATTCAAGCAGCGCGGGCAGAGTGGACTCTGGATTTCCGAACTGTTCCCACGACTCGCGGAAGTCGCCGACGAGTTAACCATTGTTCGCTCGATGGTCGCGGAATCGTCCAGTCATACACCAGCGACCTTCCAGGAAAATAGTGGCTTTCGGTTCAACGGCTATCCGGCTCTGGGTTCCTGGCTTTCCTACGGTTTGGGTAATGAGGCGGATGATCTCCCGGCGTTC
The genomic region above belongs to Telmatocola sphagniphila and contains:
- a CDS encoding type III polyketide synthase translates to MSFQLCGLGISGTPYPLSQEKASSLAQAINNRRPDTDGWIQDIYRHAGIQKRTICVSEAVVRDIEQGTRETGSPFLLKGPEDFHGPSTAQRMKVYWEIAAPMSLAAAKEALSDARVEPEEITHLVLVTCTGFRSPGLDCWLIEQLKLNSDVARTQVGFMGCQGAFNGLRVAKAFTGSDPKAVVLMVAVEVCSVHYHYGREMRRLVGNALFADGAAALVGRSPAAGIGSNWELKTTGSCMLPDSEDAMSWSIGDYGFEMELSPKIPNMIAKYLTGWLESWLKSQHLNQADIRSWAIHPGGPKILNGICEVLGLGEDEIAVSREVLSQYGNMSSATVLFLLRLHRLRNAPRPCLALGFGPGMFVESMLWV
- a CDS encoding NAD(P)/FAD-dependent oxidoreductase encodes the protein MGTHLEARRLNSLADYWPVVVIGAGPAGCLAAREIARRGVRVLLVERDSFPRHKVCGCCLNFRGREALRKAGLNDLLENADAQELRSLQWSIGSRSVTLPLRGGVSISRERMDWDLMKAAIDVGVVLQDRCSAEPGEEFPNHRLVHLQNLQGKRQISAGLVLVCDGLSSRSGKPVIQENSRIGLGTILPSSSKYAESNKLWMNVSKSGYLGIVHLEDGRLALAAAADRSAIREFGSPGQFAMELLRSARQPIPESLEYAQWQGTAPLTRKNQIAEGRLFRLGDAAGYIEPFTGEGMAWALTAACAVVPLAITPWLPEHRVAWNRIYREKIADSQRKCRLAAKLLRSPVCVSGLVGISKIVPGIAARIVRQLHPVGSN
- a CDS encoding methyltransferase domain-containing protein, encoding MRLIPRLPDREMAAEQMDEPDLNPVLHRQALRGLARLNRFGGAASLIWPEIKKVLGRFPRSPVTMLDVATGSGDVPISLARKLLRSGYSSQVTGLDYSPVAIEEAQKRAKELNLQADFISFDVLRDPLPGQFDIVVCSLFLHHLSEDQIVNLLRKMREATRKILIVSDLDRSGLNLRLVQLAGRMLSRSAIVHNDGELSVKAAFTVTEANDFARKSELPNAIIRKRFPCRWVLTWRRED
- a CDS encoding DUF1553 domain-containing protein, with the protein product MRLLSFFLFLPGLCAADEPKAFDSSIAPILASRCLDCHSGPEAKAKLDLSTKKGFLQGGDNGPAVVASKPSESLLWQKIEADEMPPKHPLAAEEKRLLKQWIERGSPWGTETIDAYAYSTSSRAGYDWWSFQPIVRPTVPAKNLHPIDAFIQAKLAEKKLKPSPPVDRRTLIRRVTFDLIGLPPTPEEIQNFLQDKSPEAYTQLVDRLLASPRYGERWARHWLDVAHFGESDGFEYDRMRPNAWRYRDWVIQALNEDLPYDQFAKLQIAGDVIQPQNAAAVVATGFLVGGAHDSLLPAGETMQQIMRQDELEDLVGIVGQSFLGLTVNCARCHDHKFDPIRQADYYRLAAALAGVRRGERNLPQAIPSDLVKQIETLKNDIRKLDAIAREQVQKNRTARKVGIAKPPKAIASWDFSKGPEELISGTPSKLHGSARIENNALRLDGKSYLVSAPLPVSLKAKTLEAWVKLDNLEQRGGGIIGIQATDGGSFDCLVFGETEPGRWIAGSEFYRRTHSLQGSHEGEAQKEFVHVALTYGADGTITAYRQGVAYGKSYRVENPLSFSKEGNFQIVLGLRHAPAQAGKLLFGSIARANIYDRALSPEEIAASAGSTDFLSEKELLENLSPEQRLKRTQWQTALRDAEARLENLKNQKTFGILPQSPPLTYRLKRGNPKEKAELISAGGLSLLPENDLHLKPDAPEATRRSKLADWIASEKNPLFARTLVNRVWLYHFGRGLIDTPNDLGFSGGEPSHRELLDWLASEFMAKKWSLKELHRLILNSETYKQDSSSRAEALKLDADNRLLWRYAPHRLEAEALRDAILSIAGKLNLEMGGESYKDVRPYFAKGSWFYEPIDPVGEEFNRRSIYRMTARGGRNPLLDTFDCPDPSTTTPKRGSTTTPLQALSLMNNSFTIRMSEQFAERLEKQANKAPDERIRLGFQLAYGRLPKEAELTASREVIAQYGLTPFCRALLNSNGFLYVH